A section of the Ciona intestinalis chromosome 4, KH, whole genome shotgun sequence genome encodes:
- the LOC100179998 gene encoding uncharacterized protein LOC100179998, with amino-acid sequence MESENTKCTEATLLLTPLPAARFNDMKEVRRADSPLPAVPLPPKVLTRSKDANAKRLSHNNNNQHAKLSASCDDLRQHPPAKPSRKKLGNLKMKKTASMDFDTISWATSTVEPLLTDVHGPIDHNSVHYAATKFPSNLAIHDYEELMENIHVDNKSDCAGNTTISNAYPCPQINSISQQSPKSVVSSQQDPRTNTRERQNPMYTGIRAASPIQNTLDSSSFSKIRSTRPVVGQKCACALIAGMITAVLISLLSLILVFLFFIGLLRPLNFPNAIDQERFIDLENEVKLLKQTMQAEDVLLNNSLLKQNATIIDLRADLAKTTRSQLEIDNQEIRRQLTEVMTSLNTSEVENIFGSLSGQAMARCRHESFSIGSSSVQDVTDSGEYYADENFIITGATCSSSSGFVGSMETRRTTEGGEERTYFKCKCVRINGSAAPPSGRVECRIDYWQCPLSLV; translated from the exons TACCGAGGCTACCCTGCTTTTGACGCCTTTGCCAGCGGCCAGGTTCAACGATATGAAAGAAGTCAGAAGAGCAGACTCTCCATTACCTGCTGTGCCATTACCGCCAAAAGTGCTAACACGCAGCAAAGACGCAAATGCAAAACGTCTTTCtcacaacaataacaaccaGCATGCGAAACTTAGTGCTTCTTGTGACGATCTCAGGCAGCACCCGCCTGCAAAACCAAGCCGCAAAAAGTTGGGaaatttgaaaatgaaaaagacTGCTTCTATGGACTTTGATACAATCTCATGGGCCACGTCGACAGTTGAACCTCTTTTGACAG ATGTTCACGGACCAATAGACCACAACAGTGTGCATTACGCTGCCACTAAATTCCCGAGCAATCTGGCAATTCATGATTACGAAGAATTAATGGAAAAC aTACACGTTGACAACAAATCAGACTGCGCAGGAAATACGACGATCAGCAACGCATACCCGTGCCCTCAGATCAACTCGATTTCCCAGCAGTCTCCTAAATCAGTCGTATCATCTCAGCAAGATCCGCGCACTAACACCAG GGAAAGGCAGAACCCGATGTATACCGGTATACGAGCAGCCAGTCCAATCCAGAACACGTTGGACAGTTCTTCCTTCTCCAAAATTCGGTCGACACGACCAGTAGTTGGTCAAAAATGTGCTTGCGCATTAATTGCGGGCATGATCACTGCGGTCTTAATTAGTTTGCTGTCATTGATCTTagtgtttctatttttcatcGGTCTTCTGAGGCCTCTGAACTTTCCAA ACGCGATTGATCAAGAAAGATTTATTGATCTCGAAAATGAagtcaaacttttaaaacaaaccatgCAAGCAGAAGACGTCTTACTAAACAACAGTctcttaaaacaaaatgcaacG ATTATCGATCTGAGGGCGGACTTAGCGAAAACGACTAGAAGCCAATTGGAAATAGACAATCAGGAAATCCGACGTCAGCTGACCGAGGTTATGACTTCGTTGAACACGAGCGAagtggaaaatatattcggtAGCCTTTCAG GCCAAGCGATGGCCAGATGCAGACACGAAAGCTTTTCGATCGGCAGCTCATCGGTGCAAGATGTAACGGACAGTGGGGAATACTACGCAGATGAG AATTTTATCATTACCGGGGCGACTTGTTCAAGCTCTTCAGGATTTGTCGGTTCCATGGAGACGAGAAGGACGACAGAGGGCGGCGAAGAAAGGACCTACTTCAAGTGCAAGTGTGTGCGCATAAATGGCTCTGCTGCGCCACCGTCCGGACGAGTGGAATGCAGAATAGATTACTGGCAGTGTCCGTTGTCGCTGGTCTGA
- the LOC100182330 gene encoding galanin receptor type 1-like: MDTEQPNETTTAVHPNTNVKNNFEIMVQISEAWQIVIPIVIGVVLFIGLVGNSLVIYVTVTTQRAIKHPVHSMLVLNLAAADLIYLIASAPYQAMSNSPISLGVDSFLCPSLHFISVLTMSVGIFTMCALAWMRFMALIVPFRFQGSMMSTRTFGCIVLVVVWVISCVVSTPNLVYYRPKPDESGPNQTDRLAGICEWTDGKAADDYAIALFVITYLVPFLLVANFYFFIGREVCYLVNRPRRVDIVGGKNEQKEYTKTTIMVLCLNIAFLLCWFPHHLYRMMKISGNYSNLYNDVNKWITTATIEQVGACMSYMHSCINPVIYTFAAPGFRRSLLESITGRRCNNNSEITESCHARRNRRRRGASHSNCAPRKSSHDAVQMLAITHHEPPTCVSRLPSPLLSVSPFPNPNLSPEKRSLTEQTNDQSGTNSVNPETRNGGKVDEVV; this comes from the exons atggATACCGAACAGCCAAACGAAACTACGACAGCTGTACACCCCAACA cAAACGTAAAAAATAACTTCGAAATTATGGTGCAAATTTCGGAGGCTTGGCAGATCGTGATCCCGATCGTAATTGGCGTTGTTTTGTTCATCGGACTTGTCGGTAACTCTCTGGTCATCTATGTCACTGTCACGACACAGCGAGCCATTAAACACCCAGTGCATAGCATGCTGGTGCTCAATTTAGCAGCCGCGGATTTAATATACCTTATAGCAAGCGCGCCATACCAG GCGATGTCCAATTCGCCCATCTCGCTGGGTGTTGACAGTTTTCTCTGCCCTAGTCTCCACTTTATTAGCGTACTTACAATGTCAGTTGGAATCTTCACTATGTGCGCTCTTGCGTGGATGAGGTTCATGGCTCTCATTGTTCCGTTCCGCTTCCAGGGAAGCATGATGTCCACGAGGACGTTCGGCTGTATTGTCCTCGTTGTTGTATGGGTGATTAGCTGCGTAGTCTCCACGCCAAATCTAGTTTACTACCGACCGAAACCGGATGAATCCGGACCGAACCAGACAG ACCGCTTGGCCGGAATATGCGAATGGACGGACGGAAAGGCTGCCGACGATTATGCGATTGCATTATTTGTGATTACATACCTAGTTCCCTTTCTTTTGGTTGcaaacttttacttttttatcgGAAGAGAAGTTTGCTATCTTGTCAACAGACCTCGACGAGT GGATATAGTGGGGGGCAAGAATGAACAGAAGGAGTACACGAAAACAACGATCATGGTCCTATGCTTGAATATTGCTTTTCTCCTATGCTGGTTTCCCCACCATTTGTATCGCATGATGAAG ATATCTGGAAACTATTCAAACCTCTACAATGACGTAAATAAGTGGATAACAACGGCTACAATAGAACAAGTGGGCGCGTGTATGTCATACATGCATAGTTGCATTAACCCAGTTATATACACGTTTGCTGCACCGGGATTCCGTCGCAGTCTCCTGGAATCCATAACCGGTAGACGCTGCAACAATAATAGCGAAATTACCGAGTCATGCCATGCAAGGCGAAACCGCAGACGCCGTGGCGCCAGCCATTCCAACTGCGCGCCACGAAAGTCGAGCCACGACGCCGTACAAATGCTGGCCATCACGCACCACGAGCCCCCAACCTGTGTAAGCCGTTTGCCTTCTCCTCTGCTATCCGTATCTCCATTTCCGAACCCTAATCTATCACCGGAGAAGCGGAGTCTTACAGAGCAGACCAATGACCAATCCGGGACGAATTCTGTGAATCCAGAAACGCGAAACGGAGGCAAAGTTGACGAGGTCGTGTAG
- the LOC100175228 gene encoding sushi, von Willebrand factor type A, EGF and pentraxin domain-containing protein 1-like, with protein sequence MSWASRIISVVLLFDLTLTLGQLTCDYSLYSRFRCTRFARGAVVTPAQCRAAGCCYDLFSTAAPSTRCFLAREEVNMRFKPTVHPNTGQQNGLLTLGGLSTRDGNIVVRKCNVANRRPCGNSRTTKSRCESFSCCWHNRTESCHHASHYIIRQKKACEAGFTNPPVCSDIDECASSPCQNGGVCVNLKNKFRCDCPPNIQGTTCTNVCGQPPVIANANVPPVATYNAGNTYTYACTGTYQLVGASVVTCMVSGSWSPSPQCVKVCMSPPKAQSVTASPVLTSYSVGHVVTYSCPTGSTLIGASTNHCLGTGQWLGPSPTCGICAPLPFMGNLVYTPVQSSYAVGETITYNCASGYTLVGNPQASCQATNSFAPSTPPTCSNTVCPQVPSVSGASFTPDVATTPNVAVGNTATYTCNTGFTLTGSATITCSTGGVWVFPQGPTVCNPGCTAPPPITVGTGTVTTGTNFPIGIKVTYACTFPPTLVGSAESTCLASGWSNPPPTCQQVCLRPTPAANIILTPNSPTFQIGEPITFSCPSTHVFNPAGTSVLTCTSPSYMFSVPVTNNCLIKCGTPPTTNTGISSAFTTRPVVGETVEGTVITYSCPGPNDAPLGATVNNCLNTGAWSLPTTANTATCVATCSDPPASSGAPTTITPSTGPYFTSTTVQYTCQSGSSPSTAGSDSLTCNSPNWSPSTGPLCATNCGPPPAITSNGVAAPAGPYIITFSFPYACASGYSLRNPVTNTCQLQAIAGVWSVSTAPICVADNRNLDLLFIMEGNDNVETQTCTELETSFSDTRPIGPSGVLTSANFPRFFQQQAFLTHFESTWNAVTQTKTRMAVQMHNGGCLNTFAAAPNSVRLLKSNIDLATYWMTTNQYRCGTATPRDNLVCAYAYHFTTTNGDTANQDVIIFALPDVLTATGYGALRNTQLLGVDATRANLPPIYTVSLLETSDPNYAANANYAREFACGTGNSLTSQCTRFLGSIYEIGTAVNVLATAFPA encoded by the exons ATGTCTTGGGCAAGTAGGATTATTTCTGTGGTGCTGCTATTCGACCTGACTTTGACGTTAGGACAATTGACTTGTGATTACAGTTTGTATTCAAGGTTTCGTTGTACGAGATTTGCACGAGGAGCAGTCGTAACACCAGCACAATGCAGAGCAGC aGGTTGCTGCTATGATCTGTTCAGTACGGCTGCGCCCAGTACAAGATGTTTCCTTGCGC GCGAAGAGGTAAACATGCGTTTCAAACCTACGGTACACCCCAATACTGGACAGCAGAACG GCCTTTTAACGCTCGGTGGTTTATCAACTCGGGATGGAAATATTGTGGTTCGCAAATGTAACGTAGCGAACCGAAGGCCGTGTGGTAACTCTCGTACCACAAA gaGTCGATGCGAAAGCTTCAGTTGTTGCTGGCACAACAGAACCGAGTCCTGTCATCATGCATCACACTACA ttattCGTCAGAAAAAGGCATGTGAAGCTGGTTTTACCAACCCTCCTGTGTGTTCGG atattgatgaatgtgctAGCAGCCCATGTCAAAATGGAGGAGTCTGTGTCAATTTGAAGAATAAATTTCGCTGTGATTGTCCCCCTAATATTCAAGGCACAACATGTACTAATG TTTGTGGACAACCACCTGTTATAGCAAATGCAAATGTCCCGCCAGTTGCCACGTATAATGCTGGAAACACATACACATATGCATGTACTGGAACCTATCAGCTAGTTGGCGCTTCTGTTGTTACATGTATGGTATCAGGAAGTTGGTCTCCTTCCCCTCAATGTGTAAAAG TATGCATGTCGCCACCAAAAGCACAGTCTGTTACTGCAAGTCCTGTTCTTACCTCTTACTCTGTTGGTCATGTGGTGACATACAGTTGCCCAACTGGGTCAACCCTTATTGGTGCAAGCACAAATCATTGCTTAGGAACTGGACAGTGGCTAGGTCCCAGTCCTACTTGCGGAA tttgtgcACCTCTGCCATTTATGGGAAATCTTGTGTACACTCCGGTGCAATCATCCTATGCGGTTGGTGAAACAATCACATACAACTGTGCCTCTGGTTACACTTTGGTTGGAAATCCTCAAGCAAGTTGCCAAGCAACAAATTCTTTCGCGCCATCCACCCCACCAACATGCAGCAACACAG TGTGTCCACAAGTACCATCTGTCAGTGGTGCTAGCTTCACTCCCGATGTCGCCACTACTCCTAATGTTGCTGTTGGTAACACTGCCACATACACTTGCAATACAGGATTCACTTTAACTGGTTCCGCCACAATTACTTGCTCTACTGGTGGTGTTTGGGTTTTCCCACAAGGGCCAACAGTGTGTAACCCAG GTTGTACTGCCCCTCCACCTATAACAGTTGGCACTGGAACAGTAACAACAGGCACGAATTTCCCAATTGGTATCAAGGTAACGTATGCTTGTACTTTCCCACCAACATTGGTTGGGTCTGCAGAAAGCACATGTTTAGCTTCAGGCTGGTCAAATCCACCACCTACGTGTCAACAAG TATGCCTGCGACCTACTCCAGCTGCAAATATCATACTTACCCCGAATTCCCCGACATTTCAAATCGGCGAACCAATCACTTTTAGTTGCCCATCAACACATGTGTTCAACCCAGCTGGAACTTCTGTACTGACGTGTACTTCACCATCTTATATGTTTTCCGTGCCTGTGACAAACAATTGTCTCATTA AGTGTGGAACACCACCTACTACCAATACTGGAATCAGTTCTGCATTTACAACGCGACCTGTAGTGGGTGAAACGGTTGAAGGTACAGTTATAACTTACAGTTGTCCAGGACCAAACGATGCCCCCCTTGGTGCAACAGTTAACAATTGTTTGAACACTGGTGCATGGTCACTGCCAACTACGGCTAATACTGCTACATGTGTTGCAA CTTGTTCAGATCCACCTGCGTCATCGGGTGCACCTACCACAATCACCCCCAGCACTGGGCCTTACTTTACTTCAACCACAGTCCAATACACCTGCCAATCTGGTTCCTCACCATCTACGGCTGGAAGCGATTCACTAACATGTAACAGTCCAAATTGGAGTCCAAGTACAGGGCCATTATGCGCCACAA ATTGTGGGCCCCCACCTGCAATCACAAGTAATGGAGTGGCTGCCCCTGCGGGACCTTATATTATTACCTTCTCATTTCCTTATGCCTGCGCTTCGGGTTATTCACTTAGAAATCCAGTTACGAATACATGTCAGCTTCAAGCTATTGCTGGGGTATGGTCTGTTTCAACTGCTCCAATATGCGTAGCAG ACAACCGCAACTTGGATTTGCTTTTCATAATGGAAGGAAACGACAATGTAGAAACACAGACTTGTACAGAACTTGAAACTTCGTTTTCTGACACCAGACCCATTGGGCCTTCGGGTGTTCTTACATCAGCCAACTTCCCGAGATTCTTTCAGCAACAAGCTTTTCTAACTCA CTTTGAGAGTACGTGGAATGCAGTAACTCAAACTAAAACACGAATGGCAGTCCAAATGCACAATGGGGGATGCCTAAACACTTTTGCTGCTGCTCCAAATTCAGTGAGATTATTGAAATCTAATATTGACTTGGCCACCTAT TGGATGACTACAAATCAATACAGATGTGGTACTGCGACTCCCCGCGACAACTTGGTGTGTGCCTATGCCTATCATTTCACAACTACCAACGGTGACACTGCCAACCAGGATGTTATCATTTTTGCACTTCCCGATGTGTTAACCGCCACTGGTTATGGTGCTTTAAGAA ATACCCAGCTCTTGGGTGTGGATGCAACGAGGGCTAATCTTCCTCCGATATACACAGTATCTTTGCTGGAGACATCTGATCCCAATTATGCCGCGAATGCAAACT ATGCAAGGGAATTTGCCTGTGGTACTGGAAATTCATTAACTTCACAGTGCACAAGGTTTTTGGGAAGTATATATGAAATCGGTACAGCAGTTAATGTATTGGCAACAGCTTTCCCAGCATAA